A portion of the Punica granatum isolate Tunisia-2019 chromosome 7, ASM765513v2, whole genome shotgun sequence genome contains these proteins:
- the LOC116215725 gene encoding calcium uniporter protein 4, mitochondrial, with amino-acid sequence MALRKTLTERLLGCRRAPPPLPAAKLGSSPSPASDPALPLRREYYTSPKSGGRGILRRFLHGRRPLNDVATEILSGGRLQEQLSSIGASRNRLRLEGLSPPAPAPATGFPEFGGLSVLDTRKLLRLARMELLKAELRGISESSISYSEFINICNRTCGSNDEAMEFAKMLDESGNVIVLGNVVFLRPEQVAKSMEAILCQYMTVPNDSRRAELEQMEEQKLAIDRKARVHVQAELYSGLGLLVAQTLLFMRLTFWELTWDVMEPICFFVTSLHFALAYGFFLRTSTEPSFKGYFDQRFRTKQRKLMRAQNFDVDRYNELCKVFYPKEVGSSRGKEPLSAMALGRD; translated from the exons ATGGCACTTCGTAAAACCCTGACGGAGCGTCTCCTCGGCTGCCGGAGAGCTCCCCCGCCCCTTCCTGCGGCGAAGCTAGGCTCGTCTCCCTCGCCGGCGTCCGATCCTGCTCTGCCACTGCGCCGGGAGTACTACACCTCGCCGAAGTCCGGTGGGAGAGGAATCCTGCGGCGGTTCCTCCACGGCCGGCGGCCCCTGAACGATGTCGCCACCGAGATTCTCTCCGGCGGCCGGCTGCAGGAGCAGCTGAGCAGCATCGGTGCCTCTAGAAACCGTCTCCGCCTTGAAGGTCTCTCACCGCCGGCACCGGCGCCGGCCACCGGATTTCCGGAGTTTGGGGGGCTGTCGGTCCTCGATACGAGAAAGCTGCTGAGGCTGGCCCGGATGGAGCTGCTAAAGGCGGAGCTCAGGGGGATCTCCGAGAGCTCGATATCGTATAGCGAGTTCATTAATATCTGCAATCGGACCTGTGGGAGCAATGATGAGGCAATGGAGTTTGCAAAGATGCTGGATGAGTCGGGGAACGTCATCGTTTTGGGGAATGTCGTCTTCCTTCGGCCCGAGCAG GTGGCCAAATCGATGGAGGCGATTCTCTGTCAATACATGACGGTGCCTAACGACTCGAGAAGAGCGGAGCTAGAGCAGATGGAGGAGCAGAAGTTGGCGATCGACAGGAAGGCCCGGGTCCATGTCCAGGCCGAGCTCTACTCCGGGCTGGGCCTCCTGGTCGCCCAGACGCTCTTGTTCATGAGGCTCACCTTCTGGGAGCTGACCTGGGACGTGATGGAGCCCATCTGCTTCTTCGTCACATCCCTCCACTTCGCCCTCGCATATGGATTCTTCCTAAGGACATCGACTGAGCCCTCCTTCAAGGGCTACTTCGACCAGAGGTTCAGGACCAAGCAGAGGAAGCTCATGAGGGCCCAGAACTTTGACGTCGATCGGTATAACGAGCTGTGCAAGGTTTTTTACCCGAAAGAGGTTGGCTCTTCAAGAGGGAAGGAGCCGTTATCGGCCATGGCCTTGGGTAGGGACTGA
- the LOC116213219 gene encoding elongation of fatty acids protein 3-like, producing the protein MGIPMPETAKFYLSEHPTIMNFQWSPAHAWGSTWSFLFATIAAYIAAASSLHLLLLLIRGRHPLPLGPFPALHSLAVAVASAAIFAGMILCAEAEIRDTRWFWRRTRTATPIHWLLCFPVGTRPSGRVFFWSYAFYLSRFLHLCRTFLTILRRRKLTFFQLFNQSILLVMSFLWLEFSQSFQVLAILSTTLLYAIIYGYRFWTEVGLPGASFQLVGSCQLAMLGCHVACHFGVLFLHLLGGGCNGIGAWVFNSVLNAAILLLFLKFYVARRSRKREEKENSSSSRSRRSERIEKKGS; encoded by the exons ATGGGCATCCCGATGCCAGAGACCGCGAAATTTTACCTTTCGGAGCACCCGACAATCATGAACTTCCAGTGGAGCCCCGCCCACGCTTGGGGCTCCACATGGTCCTTCCTCTTCGCCACAATCGCCGCCTACATCGCCGCTGCCTCGAGcctccacctcctcctccttctcatCCGGGGGCGCCACCCCctgccacttggcccattcccTGCCCTCCACAGCCTTGCCGTGGCGGTTGCCTCCGCCGCCATTTTTGCTGGGATGATCCTCTGTGCAGAAGCGGAGATACGTGACACCCGCTGGTTCTGGCGGCGCACCAGGACTGCCACCCCTATCCACTGGCTTCTCTGCTTCCCGGTTGGCACGCGCCCATCCGGGCGGGTGTTCTTCTGGTCCTACGCTTTCTATCTCTCCCGCTTCCTTCACCTCTGCCGCACATTCTTGACCATCTTACGCCGCCGTAAGCTCACATTCTTCCAGTTGTTCAACCAATCCATCCTACTCGTTATGTCCTTCCTGTGGCTCGAGTTCTCGCAATCCTTCCAAGTCCTTGCGATCCTGTCGACAACATTGTTATACGCAATCATTTATGG GTACCGATTCTGGACAGAGGTGGGGCTCCCGGGTGCGAGCTTCCAGCTAGTCGGGAGCTGCCAACTGGCAATGCTAGGGTGCCACGTGGCGTGTCACTTCGGGGTGCTCTTCCTGCACTTGCTAGGGGGCGGCTGCAACGGCATCGGGGCATGGGTGTTCAACTCCGTGCTCAatgctgcgattttgctacTCTTCTTGAAGTTCTACGTGGCTAGACGATCGAGAAAGagggaggagaaggagaattCTTCATCATCGAGAAGTCGGCGTTCCGAGCGGATTGAGAAGAAGGGTAGTTGA
- the LOC116215046 gene encoding probable galacturonosyltransferase-like 1, translated as MPKSPILLTPLLLLLFLLSSPALDAAENGRAALPRGQQQQFKEAPEFYNSHDCPIIEPDEILCSDAAVHVAMTLDAHYLRGSMAAILSILQHSSCPENVAFHFVSSASSNSSFLQSTITASFPYLKFRVYPFDDSSVSGLISTSIRSALDCPLNYARSYLADILPLCVRRVVYLDSDLVLVDDIAKLAATPLEGSTVLAAPEYCNANFTAYFTPTFWSNPSLSLIFADRKPCYFNTGVMVINLARWRAGDYTTKIEEWMELQKRMRIYELGSLPPFLLVFAGRIAPVDHRWNQHGLGGDNFRGLCRDLHPGPVSLLHWSGKGKPWARLDANRPCPLDALWAPYDLLQTPFSLDS; from the coding sequence ATGCCCAAATCCCCTATCCTCCTAACCCCACTCCtactcctcctcttcctcctctcctcCCCGGCCCTCGACGCGGCCGAGAATGGCAGGGCCGCCCTGCCCCGGGGCCAGCAGCAGCAATTCAAGGAGGCCCCGGAGTTCTACAACTCCCACGATTGCCCCATCATCGAGCCGGATGAGATCCTCTGCTCGGACGCCGCGGTCCACGTGGCGATGACCTTGGATGCTCACTACCTCCGCGGCTCGATGGCTGCAATTCTCTCCATCCTCCAGCATTCCTCCTGCCCCGAGAACGTTGCCTTCCACTTCGTCTCATCCGCTTCGTCGAACTCCTCCTTCCTCCAGTCCACCATCACAGCCTCCTTCCCATACCTGAAGTTCCGGGTTTACCCGTTTGATGACTCCTCGGTGTCAGGACTCATCTCGACATCGATTCGCTCCGCCCTCGACTGTCCTCTCAACTACGCCCGGAGCTACCTCGCTGACATCCTCCCACTCTGCGTCCGCAGGGTGGTCTACCTTGACTCCGACCTCGTCCTCGTCGATGACATCGCAAAGCTCGCCGCCACCCCGCTCGAGGGCTCCACCGTCCTGGCCGCGCCCGAGTACTGCAACGCCAACTTCACAGCATACTTCACCCCGACCTTCTGGTCAAACCCCTCCCTCTCATTGATCTTCGCCGACCGGAAGCCCTGCTACTTCAACACCGGCGTCATGGTCATCAACCTCGCCCGGTGGCGCGCCGGGGACTACACGACCAAGATTGAGGAGTGGATGGAGCTCCAGAAGCGGATGCGGATCTACGAGCTCGGCTCCCTCCCACCCTTCCTCCTGGTCTTTGCCGGCAGGATCGCCCCGGTGGACCACCGGTGGAACCAGCACGGTCTCGGCGGGGACAACTTCCGGGGCCTGTGCAGGGACCTCCACCCCGGGCCGGTGAGCCTCCTCCATTGGAGCGGGAAGGGGAAGCCATGGGCGAGGCTCGACGCAAACCGCCCCTGCCCGCTTGACGCATTGTGGGCTCCCTACGACCTCCTACAGACTCCATTCTCATTGGATTCCTAG